The following are from one region of the Chloracidobacterium sp. genome:
- a CDS encoding pyridoxamine 5'-phosphate oxidase family protein has product MSHKFYDLTFTPSVKLAQERYGSRKKLERFEGGEPDFNGLSDAETDFIGSRDGFYMATVSENGQPYIQFRGGPPGFLKVLDERTLGFADFRGNLQYISVGNLAANAKAALFLMDYANKARLKILVQAEVKPAAEVPDLIAELEMPDYRAKIERAVTLHVEAFDWNCPQHITPRYTMAEVEQMILPLRDHIENLEKEIAVLKTEVFN; this is encoded by the coding sequence ATGTCACACAAGTTCTATGACCTTACGTTCACGCCGAGCGTAAAGCTCGCGCAGGAGCGTTATGGCTCGAGAAAGAAGCTCGAACGATTTGAAGGCGGTGAACCTGATTTTAACGGCCTATCGGATGCGGAAACTGATTTTATCGGATCGCGAGATGGTTTTTACATGGCGACCGTAAGCGAGAACGGCCAGCCTTATATTCAGTTTCGGGGCGGGCCGCCCGGATTTCTAAAAGTCCTGGATGAACGGACGCTCGGGTTCGCCGACTTTCGCGGGAACCTACAATACATTAGTGTCGGAAACCTCGCTGCCAATGCGAAAGCGGCACTGTTCCTAATGGACTACGCAAATAAAGCTCGCCTTAAGATCCTCGTGCAAGCCGAGGTCAAGCCGGCGGCCGAAGTTCCAGACCTCATCGCCGAGTTGGAAATGCCCGACTATAGAGCAAAGATCGAGCGTGCGGTCACTCTCCATGTCGAGGCGTTCGACTGGAATTGCCCGCAGCATATAACACCGCGATACACGATGGCCGAGGTTGAGCAGATGATACTGCCGCTTCGCGACCATATTGAAAACCTTGAGAAAGAGATTGCCGTCTTAAAGACCGAAGTCTTTAACTAG
- a CDS encoding sigma-70 family RNA polymerase sigma factor has protein sequence MTKIAAEIFEAEAMQHIDDLYRTAKRLTRSETEADDLVQETYMQAWKSFAHYEPGTNCRAWLYKILFNKYDHHRRKQFTQAKYFQEADELLFEFSTARPSVPEHLTDEEVINALDKLSDHYRSVVLLADVHEFDYKEVAQILDIPIGTVMSRLSRARTQLKKSLAGVAREYGIRTPGLAAVA, from the coding sequence ATGACCAAGATAGCGGCAGAAATTTTTGAAGCGGAAGCGATGCAGCATATCGACGACCTATACCGAACGGCAAAGCGGCTAACAAGAAGTGAAACTGAGGCTGACGACCTTGTTCAGGAAACCTATATGCAGGCATGGAAATCCTTTGCACATTATGAACCCGGCACGAATTGCCGTGCGTGGCTCTACAAGATCCTGTTCAACAAGTACGATCACCATCGACGAAAGCAGTTCACGCAGGCAAAGTACTTTCAGGAAGCCGACGAACTCCTGTTTGAGTTCTCGACCGCAAGGCCCTCAGTCCCGGAGCATCTCACCGATGAAGAGGTTATTAACGCGCTTGACAAGCTATCAGACCATTATCGATCGGTCGTGTTGCTGGCTGACGTTCACGAATTTGATTACAAAGAGGTCGCACAGATCCTGGATATACCGATCGGGACGGTCATGTCGCGTCTCAGTCGAGCCAGGACGCAATTGAAAAAGTCTCTCGCAGGGGTCGCCCGAGAATACGGCATCAGAACCCCAGGTCTCGCAGCGGTCGCGTAA
- a CDS encoding NAD(P)/FAD-dependent oxidoreductase → MKRKTNILILGSGFGGLYTALNLEKTLARDPDIEVTLINRENFFLFTPMLHEVAASDLDITHIVSPVRKLLKRVKIFNGNVESIDVDSRIVHVSHGKEHHHHQLPYDHLVLSLGSITNFYGNKGLEETALTMKSLGDAIYLRNHMISNLEEADFECCPKVREPLINFVVAGGGFAGVETIAGVNDFLHEALKFYPNLTKGMLRVVLVHAGDTILPELSDKLGKYAAKKLAARGVEIHSNTKVSEVDGNLVRLSDGTRIVTNTLIWTAGTAPNPLLEALPCEKDRGKICADAFMAVPGYEGIWAVGDSASIVDPKNGRPYPPTAQHAIRQGKVLAHNIKASIRGGKMKPFVFETIGQLAALGRRTGVAQILGVNFSGFIAWWLWRTIYLMKLPRFEKKLRVALDWTLDLIFTKDPVQFLTLRAPSVSSEELPPSVRTYTATAR, encoded by the coding sequence ATGAAACGGAAAACTAACATTCTCATCTTAGGAAGCGGATTTGGCGGCCTTTATACGGCGCTGAATCTCGAAAAAACACTTGCGCGTGATCCGGACATCGAGGTCACGCTGATAAATCGTGAGAACTTCTTTTTGTTTACGCCGATGCTTCACGAGGTCGCAGCAAGCGACCTGGACATCACTCATATCGTGAGCCCGGTCAGAAAGCTGTTGAAACGGGTAAAGATCTTCAACGGGAATGTCGAGAGTATCGACGTCGATTCCAGGATCGTACACGTTTCACACGGAAAGGAACATCACCATCACCAATTGCCTTACGACCATTTGGTGCTGTCGCTTGGTTCGATCACCAATTTCTACGGCAATAAAGGCCTCGAGGAAACCGCGCTGACGATGAAATCGCTCGGCGACGCGATCTATTTGAGAAACCACATGATCTCAAATCTCGAAGAGGCCGATTTCGAATGTTGCCCGAAGGTCCGTGAGCCACTGATCAACTTTGTCGTGGCCGGCGGCGGATTTGCCGGTGTCGAAACGATCGCCGGGGTCAATGATTTCCTTCACGAGGCACTGAAGTTTTACCCGAATTTGACCAAGGGTATGCTGCGCGTTGTGCTCGTACACGCTGGCGACACGATCCTGCCCGAGCTAAGCGATAAGCTCGGCAAATATGCCGCGAAGAAGCTCGCGGCGAGAGGCGTTGAGATCCACTCGAACACAAAGGTATCAGAGGTTGACGGTAACCTCGTAAGGCTAAGCGACGGCACGCGGATCGTAACGAACACGCTGATCTGGACGGCGGGAACGGCCCCAAACCCTTTGCTTGAAGCACTGCCGTGTGAAAAGGACCGGGGCAAGATATGTGCGGATGCTTTCATGGCTGTGCCCGGATATGAGGGCATCTGGGCCGTTGGCGATAGCGCCTCGATAGTCGATCCGAAAAACGGGCGACCCTACCCTCCGACCGCGCAGCACGCAATTCGCCAGGGCAAGGTGCTTGCCCACAACATTAAAGCCTCTATCCGCGGAGGAAAGATGAAGCCGTTCGTATTCGAAACGATCGGTCAACTCGCAGCACTTGGCCGCAGAACAGGAGTCGCGCAGATCTTAGGCGTGAACTTCTCGGGTTTTATCGCTTGGTGGCTATGGCGGACGATCTACCTGATGAAGCTGCCCAGATTTGAAAAGAAACTGCGCGTCGCGCTCGATTGGACGCTGGATCTGATCTTCACGAAAGATCCGGTGCAATTTCTCACGCTGCGAGCTCCGAGCGTATCTAGTGAAGAGCTGCCGCCTTCAGTCAGGACCTACACGGCAACCGCAAGGTAA
- a CDS encoding sigma-70 family RNA polymerase sigma factor, which produces MGSEAVSFTIQNTKMETGEALAPQAERTRPNIDPSRWIDDHGDVLFRFAFVRLRNEAAAEDLVQETLLSAIQSLERYAGNSSERTWLIGILKHKLIDHYRKNSKEVNLADDEEDLSDLDGFFSRPDKWDGHWVVALRPVDPEQSPDQAIEKSEFWGVMNRCLSALPDRVASVFALREMDGMSSEDICSAMGLSPSNFWVIMHRARMQLRRCIEIKWFKHPV; this is translated from the coding sequence ATGGGCTCGGAAGCCGTATCATTTACGATTCAGAATACGAAGATGGAGACCGGCGAAGCATTGGCACCGCAAGCCGAACGTACGCGTCCGAACATCGATCCTTCTCGCTGGATCGACGACCATGGCGACGTTCTCTTTCGTTTTGCCTTCGTGAGGCTTCGCAACGAAGCCGCGGCGGAAGATCTCGTTCAGGAAACGCTCTTGTCGGCCATCCAATCGCTTGAGAGGTACGCCGGTAACTCATCGGAAAGGACTTGGCTGATCGGGATATTGAAGCACAAGCTTATCGATCATTACAGGAAGAACAGTAAAGAAGTAAACCTGGCCGACGATGAAGAGGATCTTTCCGACCTGGATGGTTTTTTTTCCCGGCCCGACAAATGGGATGGCCATTGGGTGGTCGCGCTAAGGCCGGTCGATCCTGAACAGTCGCCTGATCAAGCGATAGAGAAAAGCGAGTTTTGGGGAGTGATGAACCGGTGTCTTTCGGCCTTGCCTGATCGTGTGGCAAGTGTTTTTGCACTGCGTGAAATGGACGGGATGTCAAGCGAGGATATTTGCAGCGCAATGGGCCTTTCACCAAGTAACTTTTGGGTTATCATGCATAGAGCCCGCATGCAGCTCCGGCGCTGTATCGAAATAAAATGGTTCAAGCATCCGGTCTAG
- a CDS encoding zf-HC2 domain-containing protein: MKEAKVKHTRFNVLLWRKLPPCREIVKIITASMDAKLSWREWVLMKLHLLSCDPCVNFLKQINFIRTALDHSDEGMDDALQHISLSHAARERMKDALDSANTAS; encoded by the coding sequence ATGAAAGAAGCTAAAGTAAAACATACCAGGTTCAACGTCCTTCTCTGGCGGAAATTGCCGCCGTGCCGGGAAATTGTCAAGATCATCACCGCGTCGATGGATGCCAAACTTTCGTGGCGCGAATGGGTACTGATGAAGCTGCATCTGCTTTCATGTGATCCGTGTGTCAATTTTCTGAAACAGATAAACTTTATTCGAACAGCTCTTGATCACAGCGACGAAGGAATGGATGATGCCCTCCAGCACATTTCGCTTAGTCACGCCGCACGTGAGCGGATGAAGGATGCCCTCGATTCTGCCAATACTGCCTCGTAG